In the genome of Bacteroidota bacterium, one region contains:
- a CDS encoding Pycsar system effector family protein has product MSEEVKADEADASALSPASSESGESSAVYETAVGEASAGKKKKKKKKKKDDNKSGLGTSRGIETMFRTSYRTNMDLSALADAKANIMISINGIIISIILASISPKIDTNPWLLIPTAVLLLTCLGSMALAVLAARPRVSSQVLNLEDVRNNNKNLLFFGNFVSLPEEDFVIGMKELLQNTDSLYVNMIRDIYGLGTVLKKKFSLLRRSYNVFMFGLIIGVLLFIGVYAWVVFSQSGLSGAVPP; this is encoded by the coding sequence ATGTCAGAAGAAGTAAAAGCCGACGAGGCAGATGCGTCTGCGTTGTCACCTGCGTCCTCCGAATCAGGCGAATCATCTGCTGTTTATGAAACGGCAGTAGGAGAGGCTAGTGCGGGTAAAAAGAAGAAAAAGAAGAAAAAGAAAAAGGACGACAATAAATCCGGGTTGGGGACTTCACGGGGAATTGAAACGATGTTCAGAACATCGTACCGGACTAACATGGACTTGAGTGCGCTCGCTGATGCCAAGGCCAACATTATGATCAGTATCAATGGGATTATTATTTCCATTATTCTGGCTTCCATTTCTCCGAAGATAGATACCAATCCGTGGTTGTTGATTCCGACAGCTGTATTGCTCCTTACCTGTCTTGGCTCTATGGCGCTGGCTGTTTTGGCTGCCCGGCCAAGGGTTTCGAGTCAAGTGCTAAACCTGGAAGACGTTCGGAATAACAACAAGAATCTGTTGTTTTTTGGCAACTTTGTGAGCCTGCCGGAAGAGGATTTTGTGATCGGGATGAAAGAATTGCTTCAAAATACCGATAGCCTCTATGTAAACATGATTCGCGACATTTACGGGCTCGGAACGGTACTTAAGAAGAAGTTTAGCTTGCTCCGTCGGTCGTATAATGTATTTATGTTTGGCCTGATTATCGGTGTGTTGCTGTTTATAGGCGTCTATGCGTGGGTAGTATTTTCACAGTCGGGTCTTAGTGGCGCAGTGCCTCCGTGA
- a CDS encoding alkaline phosphatase PhoX: protein MPILEQNDKKPMASRRKFFKQATAVSLGFAGLHSFMGCANPALQSIATPPLVADPLKVLSLPDGFSYKVISKAGNQMIDGFRVPYAPDGMATFDGPDDLTIIVRNHEVGLQTGAGAYGPENALFANIDPTLLYDAGFGKTPSLGGTSTIVYDTKKQEVVREFLSLAGTIRNCAGGPTPWSSWITCEESTERAGKNTEKDHGYNFEVPATLEPAIAAPVPLKAMGRFNHEAVAVEPESGIVYQTEDRHDGLIYRFIPDVPGQLAEGGKLQALAVIGQDSMDTRNWESDATVRLGEQLPVRWVDLDNVEAPDDDLRYRGYATGAARFARGEGMWYGDNTIFFACTNGGIAKKGQIWKYVPSAAEGTPQENDNPGYLELFVEPNDREIVENADNLTIAPWGDLFVCEDGDGKQNLLRVTPAGEVIRFGTNMISESEFAGSTFSPDGTTLFVNIQGDGLTLAITGPWEQFSG, encoded by the coding sequence TTGCCCATCCTCGAACAAAACGACAAAAAGCCGATGGCCAGCCGCCGTAAATTTTTCAAACAAGCTACCGCCGTTTCACTGGGTTTTGCAGGTCTCCATTCTTTTATGGGTTGTGCAAACCCAGCTTTACAATCCATTGCAACCCCACCCCTTGTAGCTGATCCGCTGAAGGTACTGAGCCTGCCAGACGGTTTTTCCTACAAAGTTATTTCAAAAGCCGGCAATCAAATGATTGATGGGTTCCGGGTGCCTTATGCTCCTGATGGCATGGCTACGTTTGATGGACCTGACGACTTGACCATCATCGTGCGCAACCATGAAGTGGGACTACAAACAGGCGCCGGCGCTTATGGGCCAGAAAATGCGCTTTTTGCTAACATCGACCCAACGCTGTTGTACGACGCAGGCTTTGGCAAAACCCCCTCACTTGGTGGGACGTCGACCATTGTCTATGATACAAAAAAGCAGGAAGTGGTTCGGGAATTTCTGAGCCTTGCCGGCACCATTCGTAATTGTGCTGGCGGCCCTACGCCCTGGAGCAGTTGGATCACCTGTGAAGAAAGCACAGAGCGGGCCGGCAAAAACACAGAAAAAGACCACGGCTACAACTTTGAAGTACCGGCTACACTTGAGCCTGCCATTGCAGCGCCCGTCCCTTTGAAAGCGATGGGCAGATTCAACCACGAGGCAGTGGCTGTCGAACCGGAATCAGGCATTGTCTATCAGACTGAAGACCGACATGATGGTTTAATTTACCGGTTCATTCCCGACGTCCCCGGGCAGCTCGCGGAAGGTGGCAAACTTCAGGCCCTTGCCGTTATCGGACAGGATAGCATGGATACCCGCAACTGGGAGTCAGACGCAACCGTGCGACTTGGCGAGCAACTGCCAGTGCGCTGGGTAGACCTCGACAATGTCGAGGCACCAGACGATGATCTACGCTACCGCGGATATGCCACAGGTGCGGCGCGTTTTGCACGTGGTGAAGGGATGTGGTATGGCGACAACACCATTTTCTTTGCTTGCACCAACGGTGGTATTGCAAAGAAAGGACAGATCTGGAAATACGTACCGAGTGCTGCAGAAGGCACACCACAGGAAAATGATAACCCAGGTTACCTGGAACTGTTTGTTGAGCCGAATGACAGAGAAATTGTAGAAAACGCGGACAACCTGACGATTGCCCCCTGGGGTGACCTGTTTGTCTGTGAAGATGGAGATGGCAAACAAAATCTGCTCCGCGTTACCCCTGCCGGCGAAGTTATCCGATTTGGCACCAACATGATCAGCGAATCAGAATTTGCCGGCTCCACGTTTTCGCCCGATGGCACAACCTTGTTTGTAAACATCCAGGGAGACGGCCTTACACTCGCCATTACTGGACCATGGGAGCAATTTAGTGGGTAA
- a CDS encoding MBL fold metallo-hydrolase, translating to MIVKFWGVRGSYPISDARALKYGGNTSCVSVQIDNKLLVIDAGSGVRILGDALGDEVTDIYFILTHLHRDHLDGFPFFGPLYKPGRRVHLIDYRRGKKTWSLISMLDGIHYPMRPSAVVAEYEQIKRRPMKYLRSEGFGISRLKLNHPGGAYGYRVEHEGKVMVHIPDNELAPKNPVTSFEQFVTFCTGADLLSHDAMYVAKDMPEKRGWGHSTVLQACKLARESSVGHLALFHHAPERMDDAIDAIQDEAQDVLKDAGVNCTAAYEGLTFRL from the coding sequence ATGATCGTTAAGTTCTGGGGCGTACGCGGCTCCTATCCCATATCAGACGCAAGGGCACTGAAGTATGGAGGGAATACCTCCTGTGTCAGCGTGCAAATTGATAACAAGCTGCTTGTTATTGATGCGGGAAGTGGCGTGCGAATCCTGGGGGATGCATTGGGGGATGAAGTAACGGACATTTATTTTATTCTGACCCACTTGCATCGAGATCACCTGGATGGTTTTCCTTTTTTTGGACCGCTGTACAAACCTGGCCGGCGCGTCCACCTGATCGATTATCGACGAGGCAAAAAAACCTGGTCTTTGATCTCTATGCTTGATGGCATCCATTATCCCATGCGCCCGTCAGCAGTAGTGGCTGAGTACGAGCAAATCAAGCGGCGCCCGATGAAATATCTTCGCAGCGAAGGATTTGGTATTTCCCGGCTCAAGTTAAATCACCCAGGTGGTGCCTATGGCTACCGGGTGGAGCACGAAGGGAAAGTGATGGTGCATATACCGGACAATGAGCTTGCACCTAAAAATCCAGTCACTTCTTTTGAGCAGTTTGTCACCTTCTGTACAGGTGCTGATCTCTTATCTCACGATGCGATGTATGTGGCCAAAGACATGCCTGAGAAGCGTGGGTGGGGCCATAGCACGGTACTACAGGCGTGCAAACTTGCGCGCGAATCGTCAGTCGGTCACTTGGCCTTGTTCCACCACGCACCAGAGCGAATGGATGATGCCATTGATGCAATTCAGGACGAGGCACAGGATGTTTTGAAAGATGCCGGCGTTAATTGCACTGCTGCGTATGAAGGGCTGACATTCAGGCTATAG
- the folB gene encoding dihydroneopterin aldolase, which translates to MQGPLQLEQDMSIGTVRLINAVFYAHHGVMQEEHRIGGRYEVDVVMQVDFEKAALEDNLARTIDYEAVYKVVKKIVTENKFYLIEKLAYLIAHEIIEHYNIVLGIEVTVRKANPPVGGPCDRAEAVYRHDR; encoded by the coding sequence ATGCAAGGCCCACTACAACTGGAACAGGATATGTCGATTGGAACGGTAAGACTGATAAATGCGGTGTTCTACGCCCACCACGGCGTGATGCAGGAAGAACATCGGATTGGCGGGCGCTATGAAGTGGATGTAGTGATGCAGGTTGATTTTGAAAAAGCTGCCCTTGAGGATAATCTGGCGCGCACAATCGACTATGAGGCCGTATACAAAGTTGTGAAAAAAATTGTGACAGAGAACAAGTTTTACCTCATCGAAAAACTAGCGTATCTGATTGCGCATGAAATCATTGAGCATTATAACATTGTGCTTGGTATTGAAGTAACTGTGCGCAAAGCCAATCCGCCCGTTGGAGGCCCTTGTGATCGCGCAGAGGCCGTGTACCGGCACGATCGTTAA
- a CDS encoding BamA/TamA family outer membrane protein — MIDTRYFLVLVLLLAGCATSKPYVAERYRDWQSKDAPPASELDYRVFLIGDAGGAPEGGTTPGLTLLKNQLDAAGEDAAVVFLGDNIYCCGLPDSAAENRAFAEHRLLAQLRAVEDFGGRVVFAPGNHDWNHSEPGGLEALARQEAYVEAYLGGKNVFRPDNGFPGPEVIKLTDRARLVVIDTEWWITPHEKGQGEYDNFDIEEKGDFLVALNEVVKEYDKEDLLVIGHHPIYSNSEHAGRFPLRTHIFPLTELAPKAYVPLPILGSLVPIFVRYIGFRQDIAHPTYRALTSSLLRVFGEHESIIYASGHDHNLQYFKDLHHDYIVSGGGSRTSYVARGGAASFTYETQGFSTLNYYKDGSIWMTMWAADEAGEGEVVFRKEIKGPARDAVDAEVPDNPDMVYPDYSDSTYVIAANPNYKANGLYEFLLGKHNRDIWALPVEVPYLDMGKVAGGLTPVKRGGGMQTFSLRLAGEDGFEYVIRSIDKDPSVSVPEELRQSFVAAIVQDQIASIHPYGAFIIPKLASAAGVYHTTPQLVYVPDDPRLGVYREKFGKQLMMFEIRPSDDMSNMQQFGNSEDVISATKFYQEIEDDNDNRLDAPAFAKVRLFDMLLSDWDRHKLQWRWAEFDDDDGKGKMYRPVPRDRDWAFNKFDGVMPALVRISFDPKFQEFDEDFGNLKGLSKNGHWQDRRLTATISRDTWIEKAAELQASLTDEVIDAAVQDWPASVVEYHGDEIAATLKVRRDKLHLVAEEYYEILARYVDIVGSNKHERFEVNRISEEETELIVYKTSKKGENRQELIRRTFYADETRELRLFGLGGNDHFELGGRVNTGILVRAIGGVGDDVFTDHSEILAGGNRAIFYDTRTSNEATAGPNTKVVFSNDPGINAYDQKDYLHDAKLPQVFFGRNQDDGIFVGGGMKFVKHGFRKKPFDRSQRIVGNFAALTQAFNLVYEGQFVNTLGQWDLGIDANYRSPNNFRNFFGLGNETVKDQDAEFFRAQLATALFAPSLELTDYAGTSIELGSFVRYVDVRNESDTFISQAGIDAGSFRDQVFFGLSSAATLDFTDHPANPKQGFLWANDAEVNIGLSNSDEVYSTLQSALSFYISPSTSPQVTLALRFGGAHNIGDFPFYAANTIGGRRTVRGWRSNRFAGRTSVYTNAEVRAKLFNVNSYVATGEFGLLGFYDNGRVWTEADTVTGRVWHQGYGGGIWISLFDAFVLNATMGFSEEDEIFDLKFGFLY; from the coding sequence ATGATAGACACCCGCTACTTTCTAGTCCTCGTCCTTTTGTTGGCTGGCTGTGCGACCTCCAAGCCCTACGTTGCTGAGCGATACCGAGACTGGCAATCCAAGGATGCCCCGCCAGCCTCAGAACTGGACTATCGCGTGTTCCTCATTGGCGATGCAGGTGGTGCCCCCGAAGGCGGGACAACCCCTGGCCTCACCTTGCTAAAAAACCAACTGGATGCTGCTGGTGAAGATGCCGCCGTCGTTTTTCTTGGTGATAACATTTATTGCTGCGGCCTGCCGGATTCAGCCGCAGAAAACCGCGCATTTGCCGAGCACCGACTCCTCGCCCAACTAAGGGCCGTCGAAGACTTTGGCGGGCGCGTTGTATTTGCACCCGGCAACCACGATTGGAACCACTCAGAACCTGGCGGCCTCGAAGCCCTTGCCCGGCAGGAAGCCTATGTAGAAGCATATCTGGGCGGAAAAAACGTTTTTAGGCCCGATAATGGTTTCCCTGGCCCTGAAGTAATAAAATTAACGGACCGCGCCCGGCTTGTTGTTATCGACACAGAATGGTGGATCACCCCCCACGAAAAAGGCCAAGGTGAATACGACAACTTTGACATCGAGGAAAAAGGCGATTTCCTCGTAGCCCTCAATGAAGTTGTCAAAGAATATGACAAAGAAGATCTGCTTGTCATTGGACACCACCCCATCTATTCCAACAGTGAACACGCGGGCAGATTCCCGTTACGCACACACATTTTCCCGCTCACAGAGCTCGCCCCCAAAGCCTACGTCCCCTTACCAATTTTAGGCTCGTTAGTGCCCATTTTTGTCCGTTATATCGGATTTAGGCAGGACATAGCGCACCCTACCTATCGTGCGCTTACCAGTTCGCTCCTCAGGGTTTTTGGAGAGCATGAATCAATCATCTACGCCTCTGGCCACGATCATAACCTGCAATATTTCAAGGATCTACACCACGATTACATCGTCAGCGGTGGTGGCTCTCGCACATCTTATGTTGCCCGCGGCGGAGCAGCAAGTTTCACGTACGAAACGCAGGGCTTCTCCACACTCAATTATTATAAAGATGGCTCGATATGGATGACCATGTGGGCCGCTGATGAAGCCGGCGAAGGCGAAGTGGTATTCCGCAAAGAAATCAAGGGACCGGCGCGCGATGCAGTTGACGCTGAAGTCCCGGATAACCCTGACATGGTGTATCCAGACTATTCAGACAGCACGTACGTCATAGCTGCCAACCCGAACTACAAGGCAAACGGCCTCTACGAATTCTTGCTTGGCAAACACAACAGAGATATCTGGGCCCTCCCCGTTGAGGTCCCTTATCTCGATATGGGTAAAGTTGCCGGCGGCCTTACGCCTGTCAAACGGGGTGGCGGGATGCAAACGTTCTCCTTGCGGCTTGCCGGCGAAGATGGCTTTGAATACGTTATTCGATCAATCGACAAAGACCCTTCGGTTTCTGTCCCGGAAGAATTACGCCAATCATTTGTGGCTGCCATCGTACAAGACCAGATAGCCTCCATCCATCCCTATGGCGCCTTTATCATACCCAAGCTCGCCAGTGCAGCCGGCGTTTACCATACTACCCCGCAACTCGTCTACGTACCCGACGACCCGCGTCTCGGTGTGTACCGTGAGAAATTTGGTAAGCAACTCATGATGTTTGAGATTCGTCCCAGCGACGACATGTCGAACATGCAACAGTTTGGCAACTCAGAAGACGTCATCAGTGCGACCAAATTTTACCAGGAAATTGAGGATGATAATGACAATCGCCTGGATGCCCCTGCATTTGCAAAGGTCCGGCTGTTCGACATGCTGCTCAGTGACTGGGACCGGCACAAGCTACAGTGGCGATGGGCCGAGTTTGACGATGATGACGGCAAAGGCAAGATGTATCGCCCCGTACCGCGCGACCGGGACTGGGCATTCAACAAGTTCGACGGCGTAATGCCTGCGCTGGTGCGTATTTCGTTTGACCCCAAATTCCAGGAGTTTGACGAAGACTTTGGCAACCTGAAAGGGCTGTCTAAAAACGGGCACTGGCAAGACCGCCGGCTCACGGCCACCATCTCGCGCGATACATGGATCGAAAAAGCTGCCGAATTACAGGCAAGCCTCACGGACGAGGTGATTGATGCTGCCGTACAGGACTGGCCGGCGTCTGTTGTAGAATACCACGGCGATGAAATTGCAGCAACCCTCAAGGTCCGGCGCGACAAATTGCATCTCGTTGCCGAAGAATACTACGAGATTCTGGCGCGCTACGTCGACATCGTCGGCTCCAATAAACACGAGCGGTTTGAAGTTAATCGTATCAGTGAAGAAGAAACTGAGTTAATTGTTTACAAAACCAGCAAAAAGGGAGAAAATCGCCAGGAGCTTATACGTCGGACGTTTTATGCTGATGAGACAAGAGAATTGCGCCTTTTTGGTCTTGGTGGTAACGACCATTTCGAACTGGGTGGCCGCGTAAACACCGGCATTCTTGTACGCGCCATTGGCGGCGTTGGGGATGATGTGTTTACTGACCACTCTGAAATCCTTGCCGGCGGCAACCGCGCCATTTTCTATGATACGCGCACCAGCAACGAAGCCACAGCCGGCCCAAACACCAAGGTGGTATTCTCCAACGACCCGGGTATAAATGCCTACGATCAGAAAGACTACCTGCACGACGCCAAGCTCCCCCAGGTGTTTTTCGGGCGTAACCAGGATGATGGAATCTTTGTCGGAGGCGGGATGAAGTTTGTCAAACATGGTTTTCGCAAAAAACCGTTTGACCGTTCCCAACGCATCGTGGGTAACTTTGCCGCGCTCACACAGGCCTTTAACCTGGTTTACGAAGGACAATTTGTCAACACGCTCGGCCAATGGGACCTGGGAATTGACGCCAACTACCGCTCTCCCAACAACTTCCGAAACTTCTTTGGCCTTGGCAACGAGACCGTAAAAGACCAGGATGCAGAGTTTTTCCGGGCGCAACTGGCAACTGCCCTCTTTGCACCATCTCTTGAACTGACAGACTACGCCGGCACATCAATTGAGCTAGGCAGTTTTGTGCGCTATGTAGATGTGCGCAATGAAAGCGACACGTTCATCAGTCAGGCCGGCATCGACGCGGGAAGCTTCAGGGATCAGGTGTTCTTCGGTCTATCCAGTGCAGCAACGCTCGATTTCACCGACCATCCGGCAAACCCGAAACAAGGCTTCCTCTGGGCAAACGATGCAGAGGTTAACATAGGCCTGTCGAACTCGGATGAAGTGTATTCAACCTTGCAGTCTGCCCTTTCCTTCTATATATCACCTTCAACTTCTCCTCAAGTTACTCTGGCATTGCGCTTTGGGGGCGCCCACAACATAGGCGACTTTCCGTTTTATGCGGCCAACACCATTGGTGGTCGCCGAACGGTACGCGGCTGGCGTAGTAACCGGTTTGCCGGCCGCACAAGTGTTTACACCAACGCTGAGGTTCGTGCCAAGCTGTTCAACGTCAATTCCTACGTCGCCACCGGCGAATTTGGGTTGCTCGGTTTCTATGATAACGGACGCGTTTGGACGGAAGCAGATACGGTAACGGGCCGCGTCTGGCACCAGGGCTACGGCGGCGGAATTTGGATAAGCCTCTTTGATGCCTTTGTACTCAATGCCACCATGGGCTTCTCTGAAGAAGATGAGATTTTCGACCTGAAATTTGGGTTTTTGTATTAG
- a CDS encoding SdiA-regulated domain-containing protein: protein MAAQNTSSQDSLIPTPTADHTPANAHPFPNSYSFDAPDALMKLDKSLKEISGLTLLDEQRLAAVQDEKGKLYIINARNGEISTDRRFAKDGDFEGIELAGDLLYALRSDGDLYEISDWDTKDPDTEKFETHLGSKNDTEGLTYDAMNNRLLIVCKEQPGAGLKNARAVYSFDLSTKKMSKDPVLVIDLKAVEALTEKNKLNSIVRNLAAPLTNLSGFKPAGLAIHPITGQLFIISSVRKVILAYNMDGTLEDVWLLPEDDFRQPEGLAFLPNGDLFIANEGGNGAATLMRFNYK from the coding sequence ATGGCTGCACAAAACACCTCATCGCAAGATTCCCTAATACCGACACCTACCGCTGACCATACGCCTGCTAATGCGCACCCTTTTCCAAACAGCTATTCCTTCGATGCGCCCGATGCATTGATGAAACTGGACAAATCGCTCAAAGAAATTTCCGGACTCACCTTGCTGGATGAACAACGCCTGGCAGCCGTCCAGGATGAAAAGGGAAAACTCTATATCATCAATGCCAGGAACGGCGAAATCAGCACGGACCGACGATTTGCTAAAGACGGCGACTTTGAAGGCATTGAACTGGCCGGCGATCTCCTTTATGCGCTCCGAAGCGATGGTGATCTTTATGAGATATCCGATTGGGACACCAAAGACCCCGATACCGAGAAGTTTGAAACGCACCTGGGTTCGAAAAACGATACGGAAGGCCTCACGTACGATGCAATGAACAACAGGCTACTGATTGTTTGCAAAGAACAACCGGGCGCCGGTCTGAAAAACGCGCGGGCAGTCTATAGTTTTGATCTCTCAACAAAAAAGATGAGCAAAGACCCCGTGCTAGTCATTGACCTCAAAGCGGTTGAAGCCCTTACTGAGAAGAACAAACTGAACAGCATTGTCCGCAACCTGGCAGCCCCCCTGACAAACCTCAGCGGTTTCAAGCCGGCCGGCCTTGCCATCCACCCGATAACCGGACAGCTGTTCATTATCTCCTCCGTACGCAAAGTTATCCTTGCCTACAACATGGATGGAACGCTTGAAGATGTCTGGTTGTTACCGGAAGATGATTTCCGCCAACCGGAAGGGTTGGCATTTTTGCCCAATGGTGATTTATTTATTGCCAATGAAGGCGGCAACGGGGCGGCAACCCTGATGCGCTTTAACTACAAGTAA
- a CDS encoding DUF4440 domain-containing protein, which translates to MKYLVCYFGVMLLVLLSSIPGNAYAQEASQVTPLWRAHAHNDYEQERPLLEALSRGIGSIEVDIHLVDGALLVAHDLEDVDSELTLEHMYLDPLKEQIQVNGGSVYGLPHSIVLLIDVKSEAVSTYKVLREVLAGYPNMFTEFNDGVAIPGPVTAIISGNRDRETMLEETVRFAAYDGRLEDLGLNPPLPTAFMPLVSSNWMQVARWFGNGEMPAEAREKLAEIVAQAHSEGRKIRFWATSDNPAVWQVLYDAGVDFLNADDLARVQEFLLEKQDSNEPYPHALPSVELPAELDRVLRDYETHWQNRDAEALAALFTEDGFILRPGRPAVRGRVAIAEAYRNSGGPLLLRAKDFAVEDAVAYIIGGYRAIADGPDAGKFILALKRGDDGRWHIHADMDNGNQ; encoded by the coding sequence ATGAAATATCTTGTGTGTTATTTTGGTGTAATGCTTTTAGTATTGCTGAGTTCAATACCCGGTAACGCATACGCCCAGGAAGCATCGCAAGTGACGCCGCTCTGGCGCGCGCATGCGCACAATGATTACGAACAGGAGCGCCCATTGTTGGAGGCTCTTTCGCGTGGAATAGGGAGCATCGAAGTAGATATCCACCTGGTTGACGGTGCGCTGCTTGTGGCGCACGACCTTGAGGATGTTGATTCTGAGCTAACGTTAGAGCACATGTATCTCGATCCGTTAAAGGAACAGATCCAGGTAAACGGCGGCAGTGTATATGGTCTGCCCCATTCTATTGTGTTGTTGATTGATGTGAAATCGGAAGCCGTTTCGACCTACAAAGTTTTGCGCGAAGTGCTGGCCGGGTACCCCAACATGTTTACAGAATTCAACGATGGTGTAGCGATTCCTGGGCCAGTGACCGCCATTATCTCTGGCAACAGAGATAGAGAAACGATGTTAGAGGAAACGGTCCGTTTTGCAGCATATGACGGCCGGCTGGAAGACCTTGGCCTGAATCCGCCCCTGCCAACTGCGTTCATGCCGCTGGTTAGCAGTAACTGGATGCAGGTAGCCAGGTGGTTTGGAAATGGCGAAATGCCGGCAGAAGCCCGCGAAAAATTGGCTGAAATTGTCGCGCAAGCCCACAGTGAGGGCCGTAAAATTCGATTCTGGGCTACGTCTGATAACCCGGCTGTGTGGCAGGTATTATACGATGCCGGGGTAGATTTCCTGAATGCTGATGATTTGGCGCGCGTGCAGGAGTTTTTACTAGAGAAACAGGATTCAAATGAGCCGTATCCACACGCGCTGCCTTCGGTGGAGCTGCCGGCTGAACTAGACCGCGTGCTCCGTGATTACGAAACGCACTGGCAAAACCGCGACGCGGAGGCGCTTGCGGCGCTGTTTACTGAAGATGGCTTCATTTTACGCCCGGGCCGTCCGGCTGTCCGTGGGCGCGTTGCCATTGCTGAAGCGTACCGGAATTCCGGCGGTCCATTGTTGTTACGCGCGAAAGATTTTGCGGTGGAAGATGCCGTGGCTTATATCATTGGGGGATATCGTGCGATAGCAGACGGTCCGGATGCCGGCAAATTTATTCTAGCCCTTAAGAGGGGAGATGACGGTCGGTGGCATATCCACGCCGATATGGACAACGGCAATCAATAG
- the ppk1 gene encoding polyphosphate kinase 1 has product MAKKDQLLHFPFQSYDPVIRFFEEAAADEQVEEIWASLYRVASKSAITQALIAARKAGKKVTVFVEVKARFDEASNLYWASQMEEAGVKVLYSMPGLKVHAKIAMVVRREGENRVRYCYLGTGNFNEKTARVYVDEAILTADKRLTAEINKVFQFLNGKRKNPKFEHLLVAPFNMRKQFNALIEQEIAEAKAGRKAEMTLKMNSLEDEKIIARLYKASQAGVNIRIVVRGICRLVPGIPGQSENIQVTSIVDRFLEHARVYLFHNAGKPVMYLASADWMKRNLSRRIEVAFPIYNRTLFREMKRMLDIQLRDNTKARVIDAQHSNAYVKSRRKKTRAQYASYELLGGQV; this is encoded by the coding sequence ATTGCAAAGAAGGACCAACTACTGCATTTTCCCTTCCAGTCTTACGACCCTGTGATCCGCTTTTTCGAAGAAGCAGCTGCAGATGAGCAGGTTGAGGAGATCTGGGCTTCGCTCTATCGTGTTGCAAGCAAATCTGCGATAACGCAGGCGCTGATTGCTGCCCGGAAAGCCGGCAAGAAAGTAACGGTTTTTGTGGAGGTGAAAGCACGGTTCGACGAGGCGTCTAATTTATATTGGGCTTCTCAAATGGAAGAGGCCGGCGTGAAGGTGCTATACAGCATGCCCGGACTCAAAGTGCATGCAAAAATTGCCATGGTTGTGCGCAGAGAAGGGGAGAACCGTGTAAGGTATTGTTATCTCGGTACGGGTAATTTCAACGAGAAAACAGCGCGTGTTTATGTAGATGAGGCAATTTTAACAGCTGACAAACGCCTCACTGCTGAGATCAACAAAGTCTTTCAATTTCTAAACGGCAAACGGAAGAACCCGAAGTTCGAGCACCTGCTGGTTGCGCCATTTAACATGCGCAAACAATTTAATGCGCTGATCGAACAGGAAATTGCGGAGGCAAAAGCGGGGCGGAAGGCTGAGATGACCTTGAAGATGAACAGCCTCGAAGACGAGAAAATTATCGCCCGGTTATACAAAGCAAGCCAGGCCGGCGTGAACATCAGGATCGTTGTGCGGGGTATTTGTCGCCTTGTACCGGGCATACCGGGGCAGAGTGAAAATATCCAGGTTACGAGCATTGTGGATCGTTTCCTCGAACACGCGCGGGTATACCTGTTTCACAATGCCGGTAAACCGGTCATGTATCTTGCTTCAGCAGACTGGATGAAGCGCAACCTGAGCCGGCGCATTGAGGTGGCATTCCCGATTTACAACCGCACCCTGTTCCGCGAAATGAAACGCATGCTCGACATACAGCTTCGAGACAACACGAAGGCGCGGGTTATCGATGCCCAGCACAGCAACGCGTACGTGAAATCACGCCGCAAAAAAACGCGTGCGCAATATGCTTCGTACGAATTGCTTGGCGGCCAGGTTTAA